A window from Streptomyces subrutilus encodes these proteins:
- a CDS encoding Zn-dependent alcohol dehydrogenase, translated as MRGVVFDGKQARVVDDLEIRDPGPGEVLVAVAAAGLCHSDLSVIDGTIPFPPPVVLGHEGAGVVEAVGAGVAHVAPGDHVALSTLANCGACADCDRGRPTMCRKAIGRPGQPFSRGGAPLFQFASNSAFAERTLVKAVQAVKIPADVPLTSAALIGCGVLTGVGAALNRAKVDRGDSVVVIGTGGIGLNVLQGARIAGATTIVAIDANPAKEAVARQFGATHFIDASAVADTSAAVREVLPTGADHAFECVGSVKLIRQAVDLLDRHGQAVLLGVPGFKEEASFLVSSMYLDKTIMGCRYGSARPQRDIALYAELYRQGRLLLDELVTEVYPVEDFAKAVDDAHHGRVARGVLTF; from the coding sequence GTGAGAGGCGTCGTGTTCGACGGCAAGCAGGCCCGGGTGGTCGACGACCTGGAGATCCGCGACCCCGGCCCGGGGGAGGTGCTGGTGGCCGTCGCGGCGGCCGGGCTGTGCCACAGCGACCTGTCGGTGATCGACGGGACCATCCCCTTCCCGCCGCCGGTGGTCCTCGGGCACGAGGGCGCCGGGGTGGTCGAGGCGGTCGGGGCGGGGGTCGCGCACGTGGCGCCCGGGGACCACGTGGCGCTGTCCACGCTGGCCAACTGCGGGGCGTGCGCCGACTGCGACCGGGGACGGCCGACGATGTGCCGCAAGGCCATCGGCAGGCCGGGTCAGCCGTTCTCGCGGGGCGGCGCCCCGCTGTTCCAGTTCGCCTCGAACTCGGCGTTCGCGGAGCGGACCCTCGTCAAGGCCGTCCAGGCCGTGAAGATCCCCGCCGACGTGCCGCTGACCTCGGCGGCGCTGATCGGCTGCGGGGTGCTGACCGGGGTGGGCGCGGCCTTGAACCGGGCGAAGGTGGACCGCGGGGACTCGGTGGTGGTCATCGGCACCGGCGGCATCGGACTGAACGTCCTGCAAGGGGCCCGGATCGCGGGGGCCACGACGATCGTCGCCATCGACGCCAACCCGGCGAAGGAGGCGGTGGCCCGGCAGTTCGGCGCCACGCACTTCATCGACGCCTCGGCCGTCGCCGACACCTCGGCCGCGGTCCGCGAGGTGCTGCCGACCGGCGCCGACCACGCCTTCGAGTGCGTGGGCAGCGTGAAGCTGATCCGGCAGGCGGTCGACCTCCTGGACCGGCACGGTCAGGCGGTCCTGCTCGGCGTGCCCGGCTTCAAGGAGGAGGCGTCGTTCCTCGTCTCGTCGATGTACCTGGACAAGACGATCATGGGCTGCCGGTACGGGTCCGCGCGCCCCCAGCGCGACATCGCCCTGTACGCCGAGCTCTACCGGCAGGGTCGGCTGCTGCTGGACGAACTGGTCACCGAGGTCTACCCGGTGGAGGACTTCGCGAAGGCGGTGGACGACGCCCACCACGGGCGGGTGGCCCGGGGGGTCCTCACCTTCTGA
- a CDS encoding ATP-binding protein, producing MQVLQVQLEVGPDPAEVGRARRWARSRLAGSGIGVDEPLAETLILLISELVTNAVVHTGCPAVLRMLFGGPGVRVEVADASDRAPARRQAAGDDTGGRGLELVDGLADRWGWQREGAGKRIWCEVDRAQQVAAGERAPDGAPEIHTSGREPRVYL from the coding sequence GTGCAGGTGCTTCAGGTTCAGCTGGAGGTAGGACCGGACCCCGCCGAGGTCGGCCGGGCGCGCCGGTGGGCCAGGTCCCGGCTGGCGGGGTCGGGCATAGGGGTCGACGAGCCGCTCGCCGAGACGCTGATCCTGCTGATCTCGGAACTGGTGACCAACGCGGTCGTGCACACGGGCTGTCCGGCCGTGCTGCGGATGCTCTTCGGGGGGCCGGGGGTGCGGGTGGAGGTCGCGGACGCGAGCGACCGGGCGCCGGCCCGGCGGCAGGCCGCCGGGGACGACACCGGGGGCCGGGGCCTGGAGCTGGTGGACGGACTGGCGGACCGGTGGGGATGGCAGCGCGAGGGCGCGGGCAAGCGGATCTGGTGCGAGGTCGACCGGGCGCAGCAGGTGGCGGCGGGGGAGCGCGCCCCGGACGGGGCGCCGGAGATTCACACGTCGGGGCGGGAACCGCGCGTGTACCTCTAA
- a CDS encoding acyl-CoA dehydrogenase family protein has protein sequence MHFQPTEDQEALRAGVRALLAGRYGREELRAAVDGGPVVDRALWRELGTAGFFALRLPESAGGVGLGLAEGVLVFEEAGRALLPGPLVATHLAAGVVPGAAEGTAVVTAGDLDGGLVAYLAEADAVLGAAGPGVPAGEPVRSVDPLTPLHRVAAPGEVAPYRTAGALLTAALQVGSALRTLELAVRHAGEREQFGQPIGAFQAVKHLCAGMLVRAEVARTAVYAAAVTEDAGEVAAAGLLADEAAVLGARDCLQVHGGMGFTWEADVHLHLKRAWVRARQWRTAEQAEELLAAELLAGAGPPGPGDAP, from the coding sequence ATGCACTTCCAGCCGACCGAGGACCAGGAGGCGCTGCGCGCCGGCGTACGGGCCCTGCTGGCGGGGCGGTACGGGCGCGAGGAGCTGCGGGCGGCGGTGGACGGCGGGCCGGTGGTGGACCGGGCGCTGTGGCGGGAGCTGGGCACGGCCGGGTTCTTCGCCCTGCGGCTGCCGGAGTCCGCCGGGGGCGTGGGGCTGGGCCTCGCGGAGGGGGTCCTCGTCTTCGAGGAGGCGGGGCGGGCGCTGCTGCCCGGCCCGCTGGTGGCCACGCACCTGGCCGCCGGGGTGGTGCCGGGCGCCGCCGAGGGCACGGCGGTGGTGACCGCCGGCGACCTGGACGGGGGGCTGGTGGCGTACCTGGCGGAGGCAGACGCGGTCCTGGGGGCGGCCGGGCCCGGGGTGCCGGCCGGGGAGCCGGTGCGCTCGGTGGACCCGCTGACCCCGCTGCACCGGGTGGCGGCGCCGGGCGAGGTGGCGCCGTACCGCACGGCGGGAGCGCTGCTGACGGCGGCGCTGCAGGTCGGGAGCGCGCTGCGGACGCTGGAGCTGGCGGTGCGCCACGCGGGCGAGCGGGAGCAGTTCGGGCAGCCGATCGGTGCGTTCCAGGCGGTCAAGCACCTGTGCGCGGGGATGCTGGTGCGGGCCGAGGTGGCCCGTACGGCCGTCTACGCGGCAGCGGTCACCGAGGACGCGGGGGAGGTCGCGGCGGCCGGGCTGCTGGCGGACGAGGCCGCCGTACTGGGGGCCCGGGACTGCCTACAGGTGCACGGGGGGATGGGCTTCACCTGGGAGGCGGACGTCCACCTGCACCTGAAGCGAGCCTGGGTGCGGGCCCGGCAGTGGCGGACCGCGGAGCAGGCGGAGGAGCTACTGGCGGCGGAACTGCTGGCCGGGGCCGGCCCGCCGGGACCGGGTGACGCGCCGTGA
- a CDS encoding class I adenylate-forming enzyme family protein, giving the protein MTDTATELSRSRTLWELVARRAALTPDTTVLVEAAEDPAHDRRLTFGELRDRAARVAAGLYGMGVRPGTVVAWQLPTRIETVLLSVALARLGAVQSPVIPFYRDREVGFALRESRAEYFAVPGVWRGHDYPAMAARLGARGVFDAYEDLPDGDPAVLPPPPASGTGVRWIYWTSGTTSDPKGVLHTDRSLIAGGSCLAHALHLTETDVGSMAFPFAHIAGPDYTVMLLLYGFPAVLFEKFAMPGALDGYRRHGVTVAGGSTAFYSMFLTEQRKDPGTPLIPTLRLLAGGGAPKPPEIYHAVVREMGCQLTHGYGMTEVPMITMGAPDDTPDHLATTEGRPPEGMSIRITAPDGTPLPPGTDGEVRLRGEAVCQGYLNRGRSAEVFDADGYLITGDLGRLTPDGYLVLTGRSKDVIIRKGENISAKEIEDLLHLLPDVADAAVIGLPDAERGERVCAVVEQPPGATPLTLPRLTAHLRAQGLSPHKLPEQLELLDSLPRNEALRKVLKYRLRERFA; this is encoded by the coding sequence ATGACGGACACCGCCACAGAACTGAGCCGGTCCCGCACCCTGTGGGAACTGGTCGCCCGCCGGGCCGCGCTCACCCCCGACACCACCGTCCTCGTCGAAGCCGCCGAGGACCCCGCGCACGACCGCCGGCTGACCTTCGGCGAGCTCCGCGACCGCGCCGCCCGCGTCGCCGCGGGCCTGTACGGCATGGGCGTGCGCCCCGGCACCGTCGTCGCCTGGCAACTGCCCACCCGCATCGAGACGGTGCTCCTCTCGGTCGCCCTCGCCCGCCTCGGCGCCGTCCAGTCCCCCGTCATCCCCTTCTACCGCGACCGCGAGGTCGGCTTCGCCCTGCGCGAGTCCCGGGCCGAGTACTTCGCCGTCCCCGGCGTCTGGCGCGGCCACGACTACCCCGCCATGGCCGCCCGGCTCGGCGCCCGCGGCGTCTTCGACGCGTACGAGGACCTCCCGGACGGCGACCCGGCCGTCCTGCCCCCGCCCCCCGCCTCCGGCACCGGCGTCCGCTGGATCTACTGGACCTCCGGCACCACCTCGGACCCCAAGGGCGTCCTGCACACCGACCGCTCCCTGATCGCCGGCGGCTCCTGCCTGGCCCACGCCCTGCACCTGACCGAGACCGACGTGGGCTCCATGGCCTTCCCCTTCGCCCACATAGCCGGGCCCGACTACACCGTCATGCTGCTGCTCTACGGCTTCCCCGCCGTCCTCTTCGAGAAGTTCGCGATGCCCGGCGCCCTCGACGGCTACCGCCGCCACGGCGTCACCGTGGCCGGCGGCTCCACCGCCTTCTACTCCATGTTCCTCACCGAACAGCGCAAGGACCCCGGCACCCCGCTCATCCCCACCCTCCGCCTCCTCGCGGGCGGCGGCGCCCCCAAACCGCCCGAGATCTACCACGCCGTCGTCCGTGAGATGGGCTGCCAGCTCACCCACGGGTACGGCATGACCGAAGTCCCGATGATCACCATGGGCGCCCCCGACGACACCCCGGACCACCTCGCCACCACCGAGGGCCGCCCCCCGGAGGGCATGTCCATCCGCATCACCGCCCCCGACGGCACCCCGCTGCCGCCCGGCACCGACGGCGAGGTCCGGCTGCGCGGCGAGGCCGTCTGCCAGGGGTACCTGAACCGGGGCCGGTCGGCGGAGGTCTTCGACGCCGACGGCTACCTGATCACCGGCGACCTCGGCCGCCTCACCCCGGACGGCTACCTGGTGCTCACCGGCCGCAGCAAGGACGTCATCATCCGCAAGGGCGAGAACATCTCGGCCAAGGAGATCGAGGACCTCCTCCACCTGCTCCCGGACGTCGCCGACGCCGCCGTCATCGGCCTCCCCGACGCGGAACGCGGCGAACGCGTCTGCGCGGTCGTCGAACAACCCCCGGGCGCCACCCCCCTGACCCTCCCCCGCCTCACCGCCCACCTCCGCGCCCAGGGCCTGTCCCCGCACAAACTCCCGGAGCAGCTCGAACTCCTGGACTCCCTCCCCCGCAACGAAGCCCTCCGCAAGGTCCTCAAGTACCGCCTCCGCGAACGCTTCGCCTGA
- a CDS encoding SDR family oxidoreductase gives MGNFLAGRVVAVTGAGRGIGRAVARAAAAEGARVVVNDYGVGIEGGEPTSEIAEAVVKEIAAAGGEAVAVADDISTMAGGQRIVDTALAHYGRIDGVVCVAGILRERMLFNMSEEEWDPVVATHLKGTFTVFRAASAVMRRQGSGTLIGFTSGNHQGSVAQANYSAAKGGVISLVRSAALGLAKYGVTANAVAPVARTRMSAGVPMELKEIGEPEDVAALVTYLLSDRAVATGGERITGQVYTIAGPKIAVWAQPRELRAGYAEGSWTPERIADFLPGTVGTDPMPMLAQLEAMAKAAAAKDRPNA, from the coding sequence GTGGGGAACTTCTTGGCAGGCAGGGTCGTCGCCGTCACGGGCGCCGGCCGGGGCATCGGGCGGGCCGTGGCACGCGCCGCCGCCGCCGAGGGCGCCCGGGTCGTCGTCAACGACTACGGCGTCGGGATCGAGGGCGGCGAGCCCACCAGCGAGATAGCCGAGGCGGTGGTGAAGGAGATCGCGGCCGCGGGCGGCGAGGCCGTCGCCGTCGCCGACGACATCTCCACCATGGCTGGCGGCCAGCGCATCGTCGACACGGCCCTGGCCCACTACGGGCGCATCGACGGCGTCGTCTGCGTCGCGGGCATCCTGCGCGAGCGGATGCTCTTCAACATGTCCGAGGAGGAGTGGGACCCGGTGGTCGCCACCCACCTCAAGGGCACCTTCACCGTCTTCCGCGCCGCCTCCGCCGTCATGCGCCGGCAGGGCTCCGGCACCCTCATCGGCTTCACCAGCGGCAACCACCAGGGTTCGGTCGCGCAGGCCAACTACAGCGCCGCCAAGGGCGGGGTCATCTCCCTCGTCCGGTCCGCGGCCCTCGGCCTGGCCAAGTACGGGGTCACCGCCAACGCCGTCGCACCCGTCGCCCGCACCCGCATGTCGGCGGGAGTCCCCATGGAGCTCAAGGAGATCGGGGAGCCCGAGGACGTCGCCGCGCTCGTGACCTACCTGCTCAGCGACCGGGCCGTCGCCACCGGCGGCGAGAGGATCACCGGGCAGGTCTACACGATCGCCGGCCCGAAGATCGCCGTCTGGGCGCAGCCGCGCGAGCTGCGCGCCGGCTACGCCGAGGGCTCCTGGACCCCCGAGCGGATCGCGGACTTCCTGCCCGGCACCGTGGGCACCGACCCGATGCCCATGCTGGCGCAGCTGGAGGCCATGGCCAAGGCGGCGGCCGCCAAGGACCGCCCCAACGCGTAG
- a CDS encoding acyl-CoA dehydrogenase family protein, producing MDLTYTEEEQDFRAALRAWLAKVLPALPPAPSPDDWPGRRAHDAGWQRRLYDAGYAGLHWPVDAGGRGATPTQHLIFLEETERAGAPYVGANFVGLLHAGPTIAAEGSAEQRARWLPPVLRGDEMWCQGFSEPGAGSDLASLRTRAVRDGDAYVVTGSKIWTSHAEVADWCELLVRTDPDAPRHRGISWLALPMDAPGVTVRPLRTLAGSAEFAEVFLDEVRVPLSHRVGAENDGWRVTMVTLSFERGTAFVGEVVACRRTLEGLARTARANGRWDDPVLRRRLGRLYGEFGALWRLTQWNVSAAERSGGVPGVGGSVFKLAYSHARQELYEAAAEVLGADSLVLDARWTPDRLSSLSYTIAAGTSQIQRNIVAERILGLPKGR from the coding sequence ATGGACCTGACCTACACCGAGGAGGAGCAGGACTTCCGGGCCGCACTGCGCGCCTGGCTCGCCAAGGTGCTCCCCGCACTGCCGCCCGCCCCCTCCCCGGACGACTGGCCGGGCCGCCGCGCCCACGACGCGGGCTGGCAGCGCCGGCTCTACGACGCCGGGTACGCGGGCCTGCACTGGCCGGTCGACGCCGGGGGCCGCGGCGCCACCCCCACCCAGCACCTGATCTTCCTGGAGGAGACGGAGCGGGCCGGGGCCCCGTACGTCGGCGCGAACTTCGTCGGGCTGCTGCACGCCGGCCCCACCATCGCCGCCGAGGGCAGCGCGGAGCAGCGGGCGCGCTGGCTGCCGCCCGTCCTGCGCGGCGACGAGATGTGGTGCCAGGGGTTCAGCGAGCCCGGCGCGGGCTCCGACCTGGCCTCCCTGCGCACCCGCGCGGTGCGGGACGGGGACGCGTACGTGGTGACCGGCTCGAAGATCTGGACCTCGCACGCCGAGGTCGCCGACTGGTGCGAGCTGCTGGTGCGCACCGATCCGGACGCCCCCCGGCACCGCGGGATCTCCTGGCTGGCCCTGCCGATGGACGCGCCGGGGGTGACGGTGCGGCCGCTGCGGACGCTGGCCGGGTCGGCGGAGTTCGCGGAGGTGTTCCTGGACGAGGTGCGGGTGCCGCTCTCGCACCGGGTCGGCGCGGAGAACGACGGCTGGCGCGTCACCATGGTGACGCTGTCCTTCGAGCGCGGCACCGCCTTCGTCGGCGAGGTCGTCGCCTGCCGCCGCACCCTGGAGGGCCTGGCCCGCACGGCGCGGGCCAACGGCCGCTGGGACGACCCGGTGCTGCGGCGCCGGCTGGGCCGGCTGTACGGGGAGTTCGGCGCGCTGTGGCGGCTCACGCAGTGGAACGTCAGTGCGGCGGAGCGCTCGGGCGGGGTGCCGGGCGTCGGCGGCTCGGTCTTCAAACTCGCCTATTCGCACGCCCGGCAGGAGCTGTACGAGGCGGCGGCCGAGGTGCTGGGCGCGGACTCCCTCGTCCTGGACGCGCGGTGGACGCCGGACCGGCTCTCCTCCCTGTCGTACACCATCGCCGCCGGCACCTCGCAGATCCAGCGCAACATCGTCGCCGAGCGCATCCTCGGCCTCCCGAAGGGCCGGTGA
- a CDS encoding amidohydrolase family protein codes for MELDLPRIISVDDHVIEPAHLFDVWLPAKYRDRGPRPLTAGIGELQYTGGKYVITMDPDGPPTDWWIYEDLKFPYKRNIAAVGFDRDDMTLEGITREEMRRGCWDPKARLDDMDLNHVEASLCFPTFPRFCGQTFAEAHDKEVALACVRAYNDWMVEEWCGDSGGRLIPLCIIPLWDIDLAVAEIRRNAARGVRAVTFSEIPTHLGLPSIHSGYWDPFFAVCQETGTVVNMHIGSSSQMPAASPDAPPAVQASLSFNNAMASMMDFLFSGVLVKFPTLKLAYSEGQMGWIPYALERADDVWREHRAWGGVRGLVPEPPSTYYYRQIFCCFFRDKHGIASLDVVGRDNATFETDYPHVDSTFPHTKEVALDHVEGLDEETVYKLMRGNAIRMLGLDLDR; via the coding sequence ATGGAACTGGATTTGCCTCGGATCATCAGCGTCGACGACCACGTGATCGAGCCCGCCCACCTGTTCGACGTCTGGCTGCCCGCCAAGTACCGCGACCGCGGGCCGCGTCCGCTCACCGCCGGCATCGGCGAACTCCAGTACACGGGCGGCAAGTACGTGATCACCATGGATCCCGACGGCCCGCCCACCGACTGGTGGATCTACGAGGACCTGAAGTTCCCGTACAAGCGCAACATCGCAGCGGTCGGCTTCGACCGCGACGACATGACGCTGGAGGGCATCACCCGCGAGGAGATGCGCCGCGGCTGCTGGGACCCCAAGGCGCGGCTGGATGACATGGACCTCAACCACGTCGAGGCCTCCCTGTGCTTCCCGACCTTCCCGCGCTTCTGCGGGCAGACCTTCGCGGAGGCCCACGACAAGGAGGTGGCGCTCGCCTGCGTGCGCGCCTACAACGACTGGATGGTCGAGGAGTGGTGCGGCGACAGCGGCGGCCGGCTGATCCCGCTGTGCATCATCCCGCTGTGGGACATCGACCTGGCGGTCGCCGAGATCCGGCGCAACGCCGCGCGCGGGGTGCGGGCGGTGACCTTCTCCGAGATCCCGACCCACCTCGGGCTGCCGTCGATCCACTCCGGCTACTGGGACCCCTTCTTCGCCGTCTGCCAGGAGACCGGCACCGTCGTCAACATGCACATCGGGTCCTCCTCCCAGATGCCCGCCGCCTCCCCCGACGCGCCGCCCGCCGTGCAGGCCTCCCTCAGCTTCAACAACGCGATGGCCTCGATGATGGACTTCCTCTTCAGCGGGGTCCTGGTGAAGTTCCCGACCCTCAAGCTCGCCTACAGCGAAGGCCAGATGGGCTGGATCCCCTACGCCCTGGAGCGGGCCGACGACGTCTGGCGCGAGCACCGCGCCTGGGGCGGGGTCCGCGGACTGGTCCCCGAGCCGCCGTCCACCTACTACTACCGGCAGATCTTCTGCTGCTTCTTCCGCGACAAGCACGGGATCGCCTCGCTCGACGTGGTCGGCCGCGACAACGCCACCTTCGAGACCGACTACCCGCATGTGGACTCGACCTTCCCGCACACCAAGGAGGTCGCCCTCGACCACGTCGAGGGACTGGACGAGGAGACCGTCTACAAGCTGATGCGCGGCAACGCCATCCGCATGCTCGGCCTCGACCTGGACCGCTGA
- a CDS encoding acyl-CoA dehydrogenase family protein: protein MDFSFGAEDGELRARARAWLTGHLVGPYADAVGLGGPGSEHEEVPARRAWERELGRGGWIGQGWDAPDGAYGQRRLSLTGQVVWAEEYAALRAPGRVGHIGENLLAPTLLAYGSREQQGRFLPGIARGEELWCQGYSEPGAGSDLAAVRTRAVRDRADGRYRVTGQKIWTSLAGDADWCFVLARTEPGSRRHRGLSFLLVRMDQPGRVEVRPIRQMSGTSEFNEVYFDGAEADGAVGAEGDGWTVAMGLLALERGVSTLVQQIGFAAELERVLAAYAASAEAGDPVLRERLVRQWAELRTMRWNALRTLGDGGGPGAPSVAKLLWGGWHKRLGELAVAVRGAAATAGPAPWAPGLPYERGLDEGQRLFLFTRADTIYGGSDEIQRNIIAERVLGLPKESR, encoded by the coding sequence GTGGACTTCAGCTTCGGGGCCGAGGACGGGGAACTGCGCGCCCGGGCCCGCGCATGGCTCACCGGGCACCTCGTGGGCCCGTACGCCGACGCCGTCGGCCTCGGCGGCCCCGGCAGCGAGCACGAGGAGGTCCCGGCCCGCCGCGCCTGGGAGCGCGAGCTGGGCCGCGGCGGCTGGATCGGGCAGGGCTGGGACGCCCCGGACGGCGCGTACGGGCAGCGGCGGCTGTCCCTGACCGGGCAGGTGGTGTGGGCCGAGGAGTACGCGGCGCTGCGCGCCCCCGGCCGGGTCGGCCACATCGGCGAGAACCTCCTCGCGCCCACCCTGCTCGCGTACGGCAGCCGCGAGCAGCAGGGCCGCTTCCTGCCCGGCATCGCACGGGGCGAGGAGCTGTGGTGCCAGGGCTACAGCGAACCGGGCGCCGGGTCCGACCTCGCGGCCGTGCGGACCCGCGCCGTACGGGACCGGGCCGACGGCCGGTACCGCGTCACCGGGCAGAAGATCTGGACCTCGCTGGCGGGGGACGCCGACTGGTGCTTCGTCCTCGCCCGCACCGAGCCGGGCTCCCGGCGCCACCGGGGGCTGTCCTTCCTGCTGGTGCGGATGGACCAGCCGGGGCGGGTCGAGGTCCGGCCCATCCGGCAGATGTCGGGGACCTCGGAGTTCAACGAGGTCTACTTCGACGGGGCCGAGGCGGACGGGGCGGTCGGCGCCGAGGGCGACGGCTGGACCGTGGCCATGGGCCTGCTCGCGCTGGAGCGCGGGGTGTCGACGCTGGTCCAGCAGATCGGCTTCGCGGCCGAACTCGAACGCGTCCTGGCCGCGTACGCCGCCTCCGCCGAGGCCGGGGACCCGGTCCTGCGCGAACGCCTCGTACGGCAGTGGGCCGAGCTGCGCACCATGCGGTGGAACGCGCTGCGGACCCTCGGAGACGGGGGCGGTCCCGGTGCGCCGAGCGTGGCGAAGCTGCTGTGGGGCGGCTGGCACAAGCGGCTCGGCGAGCTGGCGGTGGCGGTGCGGGGCGCGGCGGCGACGGCGGGGCCGGCGCCGTGGGCGCCGGGGCTGCCGTACGAGCGGGGCCTCGACGAGGGCCAGCGGCTGTTCCTGTTCACCCGGGCCGACACCATCTACGGCGGCTCGGACGAGATCCAGCGGAACATCATCGCCGAGCGCGTGCTCGGCCTGCCTAAGGAGTCCAGGTGA
- a CDS encoding cyclase family protein: MSLPAEFHAIAKRVNNWGRWGADDEIGTLNLVTDAVVREAAREIRTGRRVPLALPLKEDGVQAGLIPGRVNPLHTMVQINQEIFGPGTVACSDDAVTMGLQAGTHWDALTHVSHSGRIYNGRPADSITAHGRASFSGIDKAGHIVSRGVLLDVARAKGLDRLAGGHAVTPEDLSEAEEFGGVAVRAGDIVLVRTGQVQVYLAGDKHGYGFPSPGLSVRTPEWFHARDVAAVANDTLTFEIFPPEIEDLWLPVHALDLVEMGMHQGQNWNLEKLSTACAQENRYAFLLSAMPEPFVGAVGTPVAPVAVL; the protein is encoded by the coding sequence ATGTCCCTGCCCGCCGAGTTCCACGCCATCGCCAAGCGCGTCAACAACTGGGGCCGCTGGGGCGCCGACGACGAGATCGGCACGCTGAACCTGGTGACCGACGCCGTGGTCCGCGAGGCGGCCCGCGAGATCCGCACCGGCCGCCGCGTCCCCCTGGCCCTGCCCCTCAAGGAGGACGGGGTGCAGGCCGGCCTGATCCCCGGCCGCGTCAACCCGCTGCACACGATGGTCCAGATCAACCAGGAGATCTTCGGGCCGGGCACGGTGGCCTGCAGCGACGACGCGGTGACCATGGGCCTCCAGGCGGGCACCCACTGGGACGCCCTGACGCACGTCTCGCACTCCGGGCGGATCTACAACGGCCGCCCCGCCGACTCGATCACCGCCCACGGCCGGGCCTCGTTCAGCGGCATCGACAAGGCCGGGCACATCGTCTCGCGGGGCGTCCTGCTGGACGTGGCCCGCGCCAAGGGCCTGGACCGGCTGGCGGGCGGCCACGCGGTGACCCCCGAAGACCTTTCCGAGGCCGAGGAGTTCGGCGGGGTCGCCGTCCGCGCGGGCGACATCGTCCTGGTCCGCACCGGCCAGGTCCAGGTCTATCTGGCGGGCGACAAGCACGGGTACGGCTTCCCGTCCCCCGGCCTGTCCGTCCGCACCCCGGAGTGGTTCCACGCGCGCGACGTGGCGGCGGTCGCGAACGACACCCTGACCTTCGAGATCTTCCCGCCGGAGATCGAGGACCTCTGGCTGCCGGTGCACGCGCTCGACCTGGTCGAGATGGGCATGCACCAGGGCCAGAACTGGAATCTCGAAAAGTTGTCCACAGCCTGTGCACAAGAGAACCGGTACGCGTTCCTGCTCTCCGCCATGCCGGAACCCTTCGTCGGCGCCGTGGGCACCCCCGTGGCCCCGGTGGCCGTCCTGTGA
- a CDS encoding maleylpyruvate isomerase N-terminal domain-containing protein, giving the protein MSGPAEWAGDGYGSPVGPVWIPGPRDAAEDPDPGRAPRVSGRPEPVADPVAEDADPVAEAAAEPVALAADPARAASGAVPAVPLTHAVLKSLLGAWALAACSAAETRAVEDHLTECAPCAEEALRLRDAVGLLQPEESLDLKPLLRSRVLEDCLGKRPARIPVPGWAAPYDTETARLDALLRDFGDAEWQTPVRLKWFEEERRRSRWTTVAGVIGHLLTVDGLVAAALGLDDPLGPDAPKGADPAARTERFWESSEQPAGREVREPWRDQGHTLVRTVSFAGGGVAELDVDYGGFALPLADAFLERAFECWVHAWDIAEAVDYPYAMPTGPHLHRMIDLAARLLPGALAARRRAGLAAPARGLVAAGAPGRTLHLEIEGAGGGGWDIALDSPAASTSAERTVAEIALDGVEFCQLAAGHIAPEEAAAGQHGDREAIRDVLLAAASLSRL; this is encoded by the coding sequence ATGAGCGGCCCCGCGGAGTGGGCCGGGGACGGTTACGGGAGCCCCGTCGGCCCCGTGTGGATACCGGGGCCGCGCGACGCCGCCGAGGACCCGGACCCGGGGCGCGCGCCCCGGGTCTCCGGACGGCCCGAGCCGGTCGCCGACCCGGTGGCCGAGGACGCCGACCCGGTCGCCGAGGCCGCCGCGGAACCCGTGGCGCTGGCGGCGGACCCGGCCCGGGCCGCGAGCGGGGCCGTGCCCGCGGTGCCGCTCACGCACGCCGTGCTGAAGTCCCTGCTCGGGGCGTGGGCGCTGGCCGCCTGCTCGGCGGCGGAGACACGGGCCGTGGAGGACCACCTGACCGAGTGCGCGCCCTGCGCGGAGGAGGCGCTGCGGCTGCGCGACGCGGTGGGCCTGCTGCAGCCCGAGGAGAGCCTCGACCTGAAGCCGCTGCTGCGGTCGCGGGTGCTGGAGGACTGCCTCGGCAAGCGTCCGGCCCGGATCCCGGTGCCGGGCTGGGCCGCCCCGTACGACACGGAGACGGCGCGGCTCGACGCGCTGCTGCGGGACTTCGGCGACGCCGAGTGGCAGACCCCGGTGCGGCTGAAGTGGTTCGAGGAGGAGCGGCGGCGCTCGCGCTGGACCACGGTGGCGGGGGTGATCGGCCACCTGCTGACGGTGGACGGGCTGGTCGCGGCGGCCCTCGGCCTCGACGACCCGCTGGGCCCGGACGCACCGAAGGGCGCGGACCCGGCCGCGCGGACGGAGCGCTTCTGGGAGTCCTCGGAGCAGCCGGCCGGCCGCGAGGTCCGCGAACCGTGGCGGGACCAGGGGCACACGCTGGTCCGCACGGTCTCCTTCGCGGGTGGCGGCGTGGCCGAACTGGACGTGGACTACGGCGGCTTCGCGCTGCCGCTCGCGGACGCCTTCCTGGAGCGGGCCTTCGAGTGCTGGGTCCACGCGTGGGACATCGCGGAGGCGGTGGACTACCCGTACGCGATGCCGACGGGCCCGCACCTGCACCGCATGATCGACCTGGCGGCCCGGCTGCTGCCGGGCGCGCTCGCGGCGCGCCGCAGGGCGGGCCTGGCCGCGCCCGCGCGGGGCCTGGTCGCGGCGGGTGCGCCGGGGCGCACGCTGCACCTGGAGATCGAGGGCGCGGGCGGGGGCGGCTGGGACATCGCGCTGGACTCGCCGGCGGCCAGTACGTCGGCGGAGCGGACCGTGGCGGAGATCGCGCTGGACGGGGTGGAGTTCTGCCAGTTGGCCGCGGGCCACATCGCGCCGGAGGAGGCGGCCGCGGGGCAGCACGGGGACCGGGAGGCGATCCGGGACGTGCTGCTCGCGGCGGCGTCCCTGAGCCGGCTGTAG